The Sulfolobales archaeon DNA window TACTAACAGTGTTGTTATTCCAAATGGAAGTATAGGTTTCAGATGGTCTAATTCTAAGAAGTGGAATTTAGAGCTTAAAGATAGTTTTTCCGGAAGGGATATAGAGCCTGCGTTAACATTATTAGGCATTCATGATAAAATCCTAAAGGTAAGCTTTCCTAGATTTGATGAAAAGGGTTATATTGAGAGAGAAGTTCCAGTAAAAGTTGTAAAAACATTAGATGGAAAGGAGTTATATGTAACTACAGTATTTGACCTCCTATTAGCTAATCTAGGAGTTAAAAGGGACGGATTAAACGGATATCCCGCTGACTATAATGAAGACGTACCCTACACTCCTGCTTGGCAAGAGAAAATAACTGGGGTGGAAAAAGAACTTGTAATTCGAATAGCGAGAGAGTTTGCTAAGAATGCTGAGGAGACTAATGGTAAGTCGCTAATCCTTGTAGGAGCTGGGGTGAACCATTGGTTCCATAGTGACTTGATATACCGTGCTATCATAACAGTACTTTTACTTTGTGGGGCTGTTGGAGTTAATGGAGGAGGATGGGCGCATTATGTGGGACAAGAGAAGGTTAGACCTTTTGAAGGTTGGAATACCATAGCCTTTGCTAGAGATTGGGTACCAGCCACGAGATTACAAAGCACTGGATTATGGGTTTACATGCATACGGATCAATGGAGATATGATGAGGTCTTAATGGACGATTTGGCATTGGGTAAAACGATTTATAAACATCCAGTAGATTACATAACTCTAGCAGTTAAAAGAGGTTGGCAGCCATTTTATCCACAATTTAATACTAATCCATTATTCCTCTCTAATAATAATGATGAAGATGAAATAGTGAGGAAATTAGAAAGTGGGCAAATTTCGTTCTCTATACTTGATGTTGACAATCCTATTAATTATCCTAGGATTCTATTTGTGTGGAGAGCAAATCTATTATTCTCAAGCGGGAAAGGGAGTGAATATTTTCTGAAACATCTCCTTGGAACTGAAAATACTGTAGAAAATCAAGAAGTTGCAAAAGACTTCGTTAGTACTGTAAAATGGAGGGATCCTGCACCAGAAGGAAAGTTAGATCTTTTGATTGACATTAACTTTAGAATGGATAGTACAGCACTCTACTCAGACATCATTCTCCCTGCCGCAACTTGGTATGAGAAATTTGACTTAAGCTCAACAGATATGCATACATTCATACATCCTTTCACTCCAGCAATAGATCCCCCATGGGAAGCTAGAAGCGAGTGGAAGATCTTTACCGGACTAGCTAAGAAGATTTCTGAAATGGCACCTAAATATTTTGATGGAAAATTTATAGATGTTCTATACGTTCCATTATCACATGATACTCCCGATGAGATTGCTTACCCAATGCTGGATGACCCCTATACAAAAGTCATAGAAAAGGATAAACTAATACCTGGAAAGAATATGGGAAAGTTAATATTCGTAGAGAGGGATTATTCGAAAATTTATGAAATGATGATCACTTTAGGGCCTTTAGTTAAAGAAAAGAAGTTGATGTATTTTGGAATAGAAGTTAACTATTCAAAGGAGTATGAAGAGTTGAAAGAAACCTTAGGTGAGCTAGAAGGGAGACCTTTAATGGATGATGATAGTGATGTAGCAGAAGTAATACTAAGGTTAAGTGGTTCAACGAATGGACAAGTTTCAGCTAGAGAATATGAGTTCTTAGAAGAGAAGACTGGTCTAAACTTTGGTATGCTAAAAGACGGAATAGAAGAAGTGAAAATAACGTTTCAAGATATAAAGGCTCAACCTAGGAGAGTTATAGACACTCCAGTAGAAAGCGGAATAGTGAAGGAAGGTAGAACATATTCTGCATTCACTTTTAACGTTGAGTTTAAAGTTCCTTGGAGGACACTCTCAGGTAGACAACATTTTTATCTAGATCATCCAATATTCAGAGAAGTAGGAGAACAGCTTCCCGTATTTAAACCTCCACTAAATATTTCAAAAATTAAAAAGGAGCCAGGAGTTTTAATTGCTAGATATTTAACTCCACATGGAAAATGGCAAATTCATACCACATTCATGGATAACCTGAGGATGTTAACGCTATTTAGAGGAGGACCGGTAATTTGGATTAATGAAGACGATGCTAAATCAATAGGAGTTAAGGACAACGATTGGGTTGAGGTATTTAACGAAAACGGAGTAATAACCGCAAGGGCTGTTGTCTCTCATAGAATTCCAAGGGGAACAGTAATAATGTATCATGCTCAAGAAAGAACAATTTATGTAAAGGAGTCAAAAATTAGAAATGGAAAGCTCGGAGGATCTCATAATTCCGTAACCAGACTTCATGTTAAACCGACGTGGTTAGTTGGTGGCTATGCACAATTATCGTTTAGTCTAAATTATTATGGACCCGTAGGTGTGCAAAGAGATACCCTAGTTGGTGTAAGGAGGCTGAGCTAAATTGAGGATATTAGCTCAATTTATGGGAGTATTTAACTTAGATAAATGTCTAGGTTGTAACGCTTGTACTATTGCATGTAAAAACTTGTGGACGAATAGAGAGGGAACAGAGTATATGTTTTGGAATAATGTTGAAACTAGGCCAGGCCCCGGTTATCCGTTAAGATGGGAAGATCAAGAGAAATACAAGGGAGGTTGGATCTTAACTAAGGATGGTAAATTAAAATTGAATATAGGCGGAAGGATTGCAAGACTCCTGGAAATATTTCACAATCCTTACTTACCTACAATTGATGATTATTTCGAACCTTTTACATTTACCTATGATGAATTGATTAGCTCTCCAGAGAGCGAAAAACAACCAGTTGCCAAACCAGTTTCTCTCATAACAGGTAAACCAATTGAAATTAGAATGGGACCTAATTGGAATGATGATTTGGCGGGGGGCTCAGCAGCAGTATTAAGTGATCCCAACATAAAGGGAATAGAGGAGAAGATAAAGGCAGACTTTGAAAATGCCTTTATGATGTACCTTCCAAGGATATGCAATCATTGTCTAAATCCAGCTTGTGTTGCAGCTTGTCCTAGTGGTGCTATGTACAAAAGGAAGGAAGACGGTATAGTCCTAACTGATCAAAATAAGTGTAGAGGTTGGAGATTCTGTGTCTCAGCATGTCCGTACAAGAAAGTTTATTATAATTGGGCAACCGGTAAGGCTGAAAAGTGTATACTCTGCTACCCTAGATTAGAAACAGGGCAAATTCCCGCATGTTTCCATCAATGCGTTGGAAGGATAAGATATTTAGGAGTTGTACTATATGACGCTGATTTAGTAGAATGGGCTGCTTCAGCCAAGGATCCAAAAGAGATAATCGAAAGGCATTTAGAGATAATTAAAGATCCGTTTGAAGAAGAGGTTATAAGAAATGCGAAAGAGAACGGAGTTACAGAAGATTTCATAGAAGCAGCGCAAAGGACTCCAGTGTTCAAGATGATAAAGAAGTGGAAGATAGCTTTACCGTTACACCCTGAATATAGAACATTACCTATGATATGGTATATTCCACCCTTAAGTCCTTTAATCGAGAATTTAAAGCTCAAAGATGAGGAGTTCTTCCCTGCAGTAGATCATATGAGAATACCAATAGAGTACCTAGCAAACATGTTTACGGCAGGTGATAAAGAAAGGGTAAAACTAGTACTCAAGAAACTTCTCGCCTTAAGAATTTATATGAGACAAAGGAGATTAGGGAAAAAAATAAATGAAGAAATTCTTAAGGAAGTTTCGCTTACTGAAAAAGACCTTGAAGAAATGTATCAAGTGCTTGCATTAGCAAGATTAGAGGATAGATTCGTTATACCTACAGCACATAAGGAGAAAGTATTGGGTTTCTTCGAGGAGACTTTAGCCCCAGACTACGTACAAGGTAGTATAGGATTTGAAAAATCGTTAAGAAGAGATTTGAGGTTGAGGAAGAAATGACGAATGTTATGTTAAATATTATTGCTGATCTTCTAGAGTATCCAACTAAGTGGATTAAAAGGAAACGAGAGATTGAGGAGATTGTAAATAACCTTACATCGTCTCGCGCATATCTTCTGAAGGAGTTTTTAGAAGAAGTTTCTAATTACAATGAGCTAGATTTAGAGGAAATTTATGTGAAAACCTTTGATAATAACGATTATATAACCTTGAATATCTCATATTATATTACAGGAGAAGAGAAAAATAGAGTTAACTTACCCAAAAGAGGATTACTACTTGTATGGCTTAAAGAGAGGGTTAAGGATTATATGAGAGAAGATTTACCAGATTACTTACCAACTCTGCTGAGATATCTGGCTTCGAAATATGATGAGGAAGTCAAGAAACTTATACAAAATCCACTAAAGACTCTTCAATCCAGGTTAAAGGAACATAAATCCGTTTTTTATCCTCTCATAACTCTAGCCATTTTAGAACTTTATGGTGGTGAGGTAAATGGATAACTTGTTCTGGGTATATTATCCTTATATCTCTATAACGTTATTTTTTTCTGGGTATGTATATACTTATTTAACTAGAAGATATTACTGGTCAACTAGATCATTTGAATTGCTTTCAAAAAGGACACATAACCTAGCCTCCAACTTCTTCCATTATGGTATAGTGATAGTTCTTTTAGGTCACCTATTTGGCATAGCAATACCAGCTTCTGCCCTCGTTGCCATAGGAATATCCTATGAGCTTCATGTATCTCTAGCTTTCTATTTGGGAGCAATCTTTGGCATTATATCGATAATAGGTCTCATATGGTTAATCGTGATGTCATATCTCACTAGAGCTTACACTACTTTATCATTTACAGATCATCTCGTATACTTAATTTTAATCCTAGTTATAGCAACTGGACTGTATAATACGTTAATAGTTAGACCAGACTATGAGGTTACTGTAGCTCCTTGGTTTCAAGGGTTTATCACTTTTCATCCTAATCCAGCACTAATGAGCGAAGCTCCGCTATCGCTTCAACTTCACGTTGCTTTATCGTTTCTTCTCTATGCTATATGGCCATTCTCTAGGCTGGTTCACGTCTTTACAATTCCAGTCACATATCTATGGAGACCGTATATAGTTTATAGGGAGGCTAAGATTAAGAAAGGAATATAGTTAAGAATATTGATGATCAGACTTTAAAATATTATTTTGTTTTTTTTTTTTTAATCCTTATTTTATTCTTTAGCACAATTAACCGGCTACGTTACGTTTCTTCGTATAGGTTTCTTAAGAGTCTTATTGTTAATAATTTTGTGAAACTGATGACATTGTAAACAAGTTAGGAATATTAATTGGCTGATATATTATGAGGTTATTTAGTATTCATTTTTAGAAGATATTCCAAATCTATTTGTATATTAAAATGTTTTTCCAATTTATAAAAATAAACTAACGAAAATGTTTAATATAGTCTCAAAAGCTTTACTTTTATTTCATCAAAGAGAAAGGTAAACAAGAACGTAATTGCCAATATGCTTAAGATAAACTATTTGGAGTGATGAGGATTCCAAAGGAAGAAATTAACACTACAACGATAATGTCAGCGATGGAGGAGATGAGAAGAGGTTTACTAGGAATTGAGCTCCATAACCTTCCTCTTTCTCTTACTAAATATACTGTAAACTGTCCGGTAAACACTAGTGTATCGAATATTGCAGTATGAATTTCGTTATGGCTTAAATTTATGGCTAATGATAACCAAAGTATGAAGAACGATTCTAGAATTACTAAACTTGCAATAATCAGTGACGATTTAACTATTTTATTAACGTTCCATCTTTCAGGAGTCTTTGAATATCTTACATTGTCAGTTGCAATGGACATAGTAACGAAGTCATTAAAGAACAAGAGAAGAATTACATCAAAGGGTGTTGTTACAAAGAACTTCGTTATAAAGAATGATAATGTTAAGAAGATTACGACTTGCAAAGTCTTGATTATCTTATTCATAGTATATGTAAGCATTCTTTGGTAAATCTTCCTTCCAGTTTTTATTGCCTCAACTATATCTACCAATCCCTCATGAGTAAGCACCATGCTAGCTGAAGCTTTAGCTACGTCAGTTGCATTATAAGTTGCTATGCCCACTTCTGCTTGCTTTAATGCTGGCGCGTCATTTACACCATCTCCAGTCATACCTACGATATGTCCATTTGCTTGTAAAGTCTTTACAATATCGTACTTATCCTCTGGAAATACCTCAGCGAAAATCTGACATTCCTCAACTAGCTTTCCCATCTTTGTTATTTCTCTTACATTACAAACCTTATCTCCTATACCAAGTTCCTTAGCTACTTCTATTGCAATACAAGCATACTCCTCAGCCTCTAGTGCCATAGCTATGGTAAATGTAGCAGGTAGGGCTACAAGAACAGAGGCTATTAAAACCACTAGAGAGAAAGGTAAAGTTTCTGCAATGTTTATACCAGAGATTTTTGCAAAAACTGTTAAGGCTATAACTAAGATAACATCAATAACTACAAGGTACTTCACTATTTTCATGATGATGTTCTGAATACGTGATTCAGCCTTAGCTGATTGCACTAACTGTGTGGTCTTTCCGAAATAAGTCTTATCTCCAGTTGCTATTACAATTCCCTTAGCCTCTCCACGTTTAACTATTGAACCAGAATAGAGTGTTTCCATATACCCTTTATCAACTGGTTGAGATTCTCCAGTGAGCACTGACTGATCAACTAAAACTTGTCCCTCAATTATCTTAATATCCGCCGGTACGATATCTCCAATCCTAACAACAATCAAATCTCCTGGTACTAAATTTCTAGCTGGAATTACAATCCACTTTCCATCCCTTTTAACCTTAGCCATAACGTTCAACTTACTTTTTAAAAGCTCTACTGCGTTCTCCGCCCTATGTTCTTGAATGAAACTTACAATTGAGTTGAAAATTAAAAGGAAAAGTATGATGTACATGTCTAGATACCTTTGTAAAAAGAACGTTAATATTGCAGTTACTTCAAGCATCCAAGGAACTGGACCCCAAAACTTTAAAAGAAAAGCTATTATGGGACTCCTTTTCTTCTCTCTCACCTCGTTAAAACCGTATTTCTTAAGCCTAGATTCTACTTCATTACTGCTTAGTCCATCTAAGCTAGTATTGAAATCGTGAAGGAGTTTAGTAACCTCATCGTTAGTCATATATACTA harbors:
- a CDS encoding nitrate reductase subunit alpha, whose amino-acid sequence is MNWQKFEKGGRDWESFYRRRWQYDKVVRSTHGVNCTGSCSWMIYVKDGIIITEMQALDYPIIDPSIPGYEPRGCPRGASFSWYEYSPHRIKYPYIRRTLLELWREEINKTGDPVKAWENIVENPEKSLKYKKARGKGGFVRISWDEVNEIIAAAIIYTIKKYGPDRIFGFTPIPAMSMVSYSAGTRFLSLIGGVAMSFYDWYADLPIASPQVWGEQTDVPESADWFNSTYIIDWGTNIPQTRTPDAHFYSEVRYRGTKVVAIAPDYAEYVKFADLWIHPKPGTDGALALAMAHVIAKEFHVERKVKYFSDYLKRYTDAPFLVILEDKEGRILPGRYLRASDIMKTDNGEWKLAVFDLNTNSVVIPNGSIGFRWSNSKKWNLELKDSFSGRDIEPALTLLGIHDKILKVSFPRFDEKGYIEREVPVKVVKTLDGKELYVTTVFDLLLANLGVKRDGLNGYPADYNEDVPYTPAWQEKITGVEKELVIRIAREFAKNAEETNGKSLILVGAGVNHWFHSDLIYRAIITVLLLCGAVGVNGGGWAHYVGQEKVRPFEGWNTIAFARDWVPATRLQSTGLWVYMHTDQWRYDEVLMDDLALGKTIYKHPVDYITLAVKRGWQPFYPQFNTNPLFLSNNNDEDEIVRKLESGQISFSILDVDNPINYPRILFVWRANLLFSSGKGSEYFLKHLLGTENTVENQEVAKDFVSTVKWRDPAPEGKLDLLIDINFRMDSTALYSDIILPAATWYEKFDLSSTDMHTFIHPFTPAIDPPWEARSEWKIFTGLAKKISEMAPKYFDGKFIDVLYVPLSHDTPDEIAYPMLDDPYTKVIEKDKLIPGKNMGKLIFVERDYSKIYEMMITLGPLVKEKKLMYFGIEVNYSKEYEELKETLGELEGRPLMDDDSDVAEVILRLSGSTNGQVSAREYEFLEEKTGLNFGMLKDGIEEVKITFQDIKAQPRRVIDTPVESGIVKEGRTYSAFTFNVEFKVPWRTLSGRQHFYLDHPIFREVGEQLPVFKPPLNISKIKKEPGVLIARYLTPHGKWQIHTTFMDNLRMLTLFRGGPVIWINEDDAKSIGVKDNDWVEVFNENGVITARAVVSHRIPRGTVIMYHAQERTIYVKESKIRNGKLGGSHNSVTRLHVKPTWLVGGYAQLSFSLNYYGPVGVQRDTLVGVRRLS
- the narH gene encoding nitrate reductase subunit beta — translated: MRILAQFMGVFNLDKCLGCNACTIACKNLWTNREGTEYMFWNNVETRPGPGYPLRWEDQEKYKGGWILTKDGKLKLNIGGRIARLLEIFHNPYLPTIDDYFEPFTFTYDELISSPESEKQPVAKPVSLITGKPIEIRMGPNWNDDLAGGSAAVLSDPNIKGIEEKIKADFENAFMMYLPRICNHCLNPACVAACPSGAMYKRKEDGIVLTDQNKCRGWRFCVSACPYKKVYYNWATGKAEKCILCYPRLETGQIPACFHQCVGRIRYLGVVLYDADLVEWAASAKDPKEIIERHLEIIKDPFEEEVIRNAKENGVTEDFIEAAQRTPVFKMIKKWKIALPLHPEYRTLPMIWYIPPLSPLIENLKLKDEEFFPAVDHMRIPIEYLANMFTAGDKERVKLVLKKLLALRIYMRQRRLGKKINEEILKEVSLTEKDLEEMYQVLALARLEDRFVIPTAHKEKVLGFFEETLAPDYVQGSIGFEKSLRRDLRLRKK
- the narJ gene encoding nitrate reductase molybdenum cofactor assembly chaperone — its product is MTNVMLNIIADLLEYPTKWIKRKREIEEIVNNLTSSRAYLLKEFLEEVSNYNELDLEEIYVKTFDNNDYITLNISYYITGEEKNRVNLPKRGLLLVWLKERVKDYMREDLPDYLPTLLRYLASKYDEEVKKLIQNPLKTLQSRLKEHKSVFYPLITLAILELYGGEVNG
- the narI gene encoding respiratory nitrate reductase subunit gamma, yielding MDNLFWVYYPYISITLFFSGYVYTYLTRRYYWSTRSFELLSKRTHNLASNFFHYGIVIVLLGHLFGIAIPASALVAIGISYELHVSLAFYLGAIFGIISIIGLIWLIVMSYLTRAYTTLSFTDHLVYLILILVIATGLYNTLIVRPDYEVTVAPWFQGFITFHPNPALMSEAPLSLQLHVALSFLLYAIWPFSRLVHVFTIPVTYLWRPYIVYREAKIKKGI